TACCGCCACAGTCGAAGGTTATGCGATCGAAGGCCACGTTCCGGCGCAGGATGTGCAACGCCTGATCGAGCAAAAGCCCGATGCAGTCGGCCTCGCCGTGCCCGGGATGCCGATCGGCTCGCCGGGG
This window of the Halalkalicoccus sp. NIPERK01 genome carries:
- a CDS encoding DUF411 domain-containing protein, whose product is TATVEGYAIEGHVPAQDVQRLIEQKPDAVGLAVPGMPIGSPGMDHPTRSDEYQVVLIAKDGKHTVFATHGGKPEQH